The Bdellovibrio sp. GT3 genome contains the following window.
GGCGTAGGCTCTTTGGTGAAAATGGGTGTGGAATTGGGACGTCGTATGAAGCCGACTTTGAAAATCGGTGTCTGCGGTGAGCACGGTGGTGATCCTGAATCCATCGAGTTCTTCCATAAGACAGGTTTGGACTACGTATCCTGTTCTCCATTCCGTGTGCCTATCGCAAGATTGGCGGCGGCAAGAGCGGCACTTCTGTCGAAGAAATTACATTCTTAAGAATGAAAAAGGGAGCCATCTGGCTCCCTTTTTTTGTCTGCAAACATTTATTTGGGTAAATAAGTTTGCATGTGGAGCACCGTTGTTTAGACTAAACAAATGGTTCGCATTTGGCCTTTCATATTCATTTGGACTCTGTGTTTGAACATGCCTTACGGCGCCTTTGCGGCAGTAAAGTGCAACCGCATTTTTCGAGTCGCGGTCATTCAGAACGAGCCTCTTTATTTCCTGGATAAAAATAAGAAAGTCACTGGAGTCATGTTGGAGGTGACTCAGGAGCTTCATCGAAGAACGGGATGTTCTTTTGATCTTATCGAGATGGTGCGCCCGAGTATGGTGCATAGACTGAAGGGCGGCTCGGTGGATTTGAGTATTTTGACGATCAAAACGGATGAGCTGGATAAAGCAGGGAAATTCATCAGGGTATTTAAGGCGAATCGGGCTTTGATTTCAACTCCGGCATTAAAGAAGAAAAATTACGTACTAAAAGATGTACTGGAGGATAAGAATGTTCTGGTGGGGGGACTTATTAGTTCGCCGGCATTTCTTAATGAAAATGAAGTTTCCCTTTTAAAAAAGCAGGGCCGCTGGCGCCAGTACCCAGACTATGAATCCATTTTTCAATCCATGAAACGGGACCAGATTCAGGCTTTTGTGGGATCCATCATGGTGTCTGATTTCTATTTTAAAAAATTGGGATTGAGTGATTTTGGATTTCTTATCGATCGCAGCAAACAGAGCGATGCTGGTTTTTACTATGCGAAACAACGTTTAACCACCCATGAGGTGGAGTTATTGAGTTCCACCCTTGCGCAAATGTTGAAGGATGGATTCTTTCAAAAAGTTTTATCCAAGTATTCGTCCCCGTACGCTGTGGAAAACGAGTTCGTCTCTGTAAACTAATTGGCCTCGTCCAGTTGTGGATCTGTCAGAAGGCACCGATACTTACCAGATGCGTACTTTCTTGGTTCTTGTGATGGTGCTACTGGTCCCTTTCTTTGCAAAAGCAGAGGATGATGGACGCCCGTTATGGGACTGGGGCATTGGTCTGGGTTACGTTCGCTACGCCGACTATCCAGCCTCGGATGAATACTCCCAAATAATGTTACCATTCCCAACTTTCCAATATCGGGGCGAATACCTGCGTGCCGATGATCGGGAAGGGGGACGTGCTTACCTTTTTAAGACTGACAGCTGGTCCCTGGAGTTTTCGGGATCAGGTCGCTTTCCTTTGGATTCCAGTAAAAACAAAGCCCGCTTTGGAATGGAAGATTTGCCTTTGGTAGTAAATGGTGGACCACAATTGGTTTATCACAGTGGGGGCACGTGGGAGTTTCAAATAGCGCCGTTCTTCTCTGTGGCTGCC
Protein-coding sequences here:
- a CDS encoding substrate-binding periplasmic protein, with the translated sequence MVRIWPFIFIWTLCLNMPYGAFAAVKCNRIFRVAVIQNEPLYFLDKNKKVTGVMLEVTQELHRRTGCSFDLIEMVRPSMVHRLKGGSVDLSILTIKTDELDKAGKFIRVFKANRALISTPALKKKNYVLKDVLEDKNVLVGGLISSPAFLNENEVSLLKKQGRWRQYPDYESIFQSMKRDQIQAFVGSIMVSDFYFKKLGLSDFGFLIDRSKQSDAGFYYAKQRLTTHEVELLSSTLAQMLKDGFFQKVLSKYSSPYAVENEFVSVN